Proteins encoded together in one Orcinus orca chromosome 13, mOrcOrc1.1, whole genome shotgun sequence window:
- the LOC101273895 gene encoding SNRPN upstream reading frame protein-like: MERARDHLHLRWTTEQHVPEGEVQVKRRSTASLNNQECHLYPRRSQQQQQVRVVDFQAELRQAFLAETPRGG, translated from the coding sequence ATGGAGCGGGCCAGGGACCATTTACACCTGAGATGGACCACAGAACAGCACGTACCAGAGGGAGAAGTCCAAGTCAAACGGAGAAGCACAGCCTCACTGAACAACCAGGAGTGCCACCTGTACCCAAGGCGatctcagcagcagcagcaagtaCGTGTGGTGGATTTCCAGGCGGAACTGAGACAGGCATTCTTAGCTGAGACACCAAGAGGTGGTTAA